TCAAAGGGGCGCTTGCCGAGTCCGACGCAGCGTGGATCGAACAGACACAAAGCATGATAGCTGCTGGGGCAAAGGCGATAATTTACAACTGTCCGTCCGTATCTGTTATACCGAAGCTCGCTCAGATTTGTAATGAGAACAAAGTATTCATGGCGACATACTTCGGTGTCACCGGAGATGTGTTCCCCGGGGACTTTGGACCCTACTGGGTAATTGACAATACACCACTTTCTGACGAGCAGACATTCCTGCCACTGGTTCTCCTCTTCCAGAAAATGAAGGATAATGGGAAGACCAAGCTGCTCCATATCCAGGCGAGCAAGACAAACGCGACGATCTCGACGGCCTTGATTAACCTGGGAGTCTTCCAGGCATGGAAGATGTTCCCTGAAATGCAAGTTCTGGGCCATCAATTCGGTGAATGGAACTACGAGGAAGGACGCAAGGCTGCTGAGGCCGCTCTGGCCGTGCGACAAGACTACCAGGGCCTGTGGGGGGCCAACGACTCTGTGACCATGGGTGCCCTGAGGGCACTTGAGGATCGCGGGCTACGGATTGGGCCGTTCACCGCCTCCAGGGACATGGAGATGACCACGGCACAGGAGATCTTGAGCGGCAACTTCCTCGTCACGGCGGGATTTGCCATTCCGTACTTTGGCGGAAGGCTTGTTCCGATGCTCTATGACATGTGCGTTGGCGAGTGGTATCCCATGCCTGACGAGATGCTCCAGTCCGGCACGATAGACCTTTACGGTCGACCAGGCGAGCTCGAGAAGCTAGCCAAGGAAGCCGGTATCGACAAGCATCCTAACCTGAAGATCGGCCCGACCCAGGATAACCTGGAGAAGATACTGAAGCAGATGAAGTCCAAAGACCCGAAGTACCCGTACGACTTCAGGCTGCTGTCTCTAGCCAAATGCAAGGAGCTCGGTCTGAAGTACGACCGTCACGCTGGCGCCGGGACAGAGCTGGGTTCGCATGACTACTTCTATCCGGCCAAGCTGAAGAAATTCGGGAGCCTCGAAGCCTACAAGAAACACATCGCTGCTGTTATTAAGTATTTCCTCGATTTCAGCTGGGCAGACACGTGGCAGCAAGCCGAACAGTACGCAAAACGGTTCCCGTCGGAGCTAAAGCTGGACCCGGTGTGGCAATAAGTAGTGGATAGGATGTAGGTAGTAGCCAGCTCCTCGGCTTGGGGGATGGCCCAGCAGCACGTCTCTGAGTCTTCAACGTCAAGTTGAAGAGATCGTCGACTGGTCTCAGTGGATCAGGCCTGCACGACAGAGAGGGCCATCCCCCAAGGGGGAAGACCGTTTTGTGCGTCGGCGGATGGGCCGAACGGGGTCAGAATGACAGAATGATAATAAGGTGATGAGGATGGCGGTACCGGTTCTTGAAGTCAAGGGCGTCGCCAAGACCTTCGATCGAGTCGTGCAGGCCCTGCGTGGTGTAAGCATAGCTGTCAACGAAAACGAGATAGTCGGAGTTGTGGGTGAAAATGGTGCTGGGAAGTCTACTCTGATGAAGATCTTGGTAGGGGTATACCCTCCCGATGCAGGGGAATGGTACTACAAAGGTACCAGGACTTCGTTTCCGAAGAACCCCAATGAGGCAGCCAAAAAGGGGGTCGCCATAGTTTACCAGGAGAAGGGTGTGATCCCGGCCTTAAAGGTCTACCAGTACCTGTTCCTCGGGCATGAGGACAAGTACATGAAGTTCCCGAGACTAGCGACAACGGAGATGAGAAGACGCGCGCGGGAGATCACAGACGAGTTCCATATAACCTGTGATGTCGACCAGTTTATGTATGAACTGCCGTTGTCTACCCAGAAAATGATCGAGATAGCGCGGGCTATTCTGGGCCTGCGCCTGGAGCACGGCAATGATCATGCCGCATCGGTTGTCATACTCGACGAGCCGACCGCGCCGTTAACCATAGAAGAACGTCAGGGGCTATTCTCATATATCCTTGACATGAAAAAGACCACCTCGTTCATCCTGGTTTCCCATATGATGCATGAGGTGCTGGAGTTCACTGACCGGGTTTATGTGCTGCGCGACGGCAGCCTGGTCGCTCACTATGATTTGTCTCGCGAGAGCGTCACAGAGGAGGACCTTTTCAAGGCCATAGTAGGCAAGACGTCATTCGAGCATGCCGCTCGGGACGAGGGCCCAGCTGTCCCTGGCGAAGAAGTGGTCTTGGAGACGAGGAGCCTCACGAAAAGAGGGAGCTATTACGACGTTTCTCTGGAGCTTCATAAGGGAGAGTGCATCGGCATCTTCGGTCCGGCGGGCTCAGGGAAGAGCGAGATAGTCAAGACGATAGCAGGCCTCATGAGCTTCGACAGCGGGACTCTGATGGTCAAAGGAGAGGTCGCTAGAGCAGGTGAGGAGCCTCATGTTAGGTTGACGAGAGGTGTCGGGTATTTCTCCGGTGAAATAGAAAGGCAGCTATTCTTCAATTGGCCTGTCAAGGAAAACATCTCAATAGTGAACATCGACAAGGTACTGAGGCGACGCGGCAGGATCATCAACTTCAACGCTGAGAGGCAAATGGCAGAGAGAATCACTGCAAGACTAAAGATAAGGACGCGCGACGTTAACGCCAATTGTCGTTCACTGAGCGGCGGCAACAAGCAAAAGGTGTCTGCGGGGAGATGGTTTGAGAGAAATCCTGACATACTCCTCCTTGAGGACCCCACGATCGGAATCGATGTGGGCGCAAGGAAAGACATCTATGAAGCCCTCAAGGAGATGAAGAGCAGAGGGATGTCAATGTTGCTTGTGAGCGACGACCCAAAGGAGTACTCGATCTTGTGCGATAGAGTCGTACTCATCAAGAACGGACGGCTCCAACGCGAGGTTGACAGTAGGGAGTTTACAGAGGCGATGTCAACGTGAAGTCATTCAGCAATGGCGCGAAAAACGGGCGGGCTCGTTATCTTCTGGGGTCTGTCAAGAAACAACCCGTGGTTCTCATACTCATCGTGATATCTGTGGCGTTTTCCATTTGTTTTCCTGATCGCTTTCTCACCTATCTCAATATCTCCTCCATAGTGAGCCAGTTTGTGACGATCATGCTGTTCGCGCTGGGTCCATCCATCGTGGCGGCGATGGGATCGATGGATTTGACCTACATAGGCATCTGGATGCTCGGCGGCATTGTCTTGTGGCGGTTGACGCCGACACTCGGACCCGCCGCCATCCTCGTGATCCCGGTTCTCGGAGTCGTCACCGGCTGGCTGGTCGGAGTCATACAAGTCAAGGCGAAGATACCTTCTTTTATACTCACTTTGAGTCTACTGGTGGCGTACTCGGGGCTTACATCTCTTCTGTC
This is a stretch of genomic DNA from Bacillota bacterium. It encodes these proteins:
- a CDS encoding sugar ABC transporter substrate-binding protein, whose amino-acid sequence is MFGGVVAGQDVEKQRRELAQKYKNAEPGEHFLIGHITFHLSQEYAMMVYQAIEQACEQLGLRFKGALAESDAAWIEQTQSMIAAGAKAIIYNCPSVSVIPKLAQICNENKVFMATYFGVTGDVFPGDFGPYWVIDNTPLSDEQTFLPLVLLFQKMKDNGKTKLLHIQASKTNATISTALINLGVFQAWKMFPEMQVLGHQFGEWNYEEGRKAAEAALAVRQDYQGLWGANDSVTMGALRALEDRGLRIGPFTASRDMEMTTAQEILSGNFLVTAGFAIPYFGGRLVPMLYDMCVGEWYPMPDEMLQSGTIDLYGRPGELEKLAKEAGIDKHPNLKIGPTQDNLEKILKQMKSKDPKYPYDFRLLSLAKCKELGLKYDRHAGAGTELGSHDYFYPAKLKKFGSLEAYKKHIAAVIKYFLDFSWADTWQQAEQYAKRFPSELKLDPVWQ
- a CDS encoding sugar ABC transporter ATP-binding protein; protein product: MMRMAVPVLEVKGVAKTFDRVVQALRGVSIAVNENEIVGVVGENGAGKSTLMKILVGVYPPDAGEWYYKGTRTSFPKNPNEAAKKGVAIVYQEKGVIPALKVYQYLFLGHEDKYMKFPRLATTEMRRRAREITDEFHITCDVDQFMYELPLSTQKMIEIARAILGLRLEHGNDHAASVVILDEPTAPLTIEERQGLFSYILDMKKTTSFILVSHMMHEVLEFTDRVYVLRDGSLVAHYDLSRESVTEEDLFKAIVGKTSFEHAARDEGPAVPGEEVVLETRSLTKRGSYYDVSLELHKGECIGIFGPAGSGKSEIVKTIAGLMSFDSGTLMVKGEVARAGEEPHVRLTRGVGYFSGEIERQLFFNWPVKENISIVNIDKVLRRRGRIINFNAERQMAERITARLKIRTRDVNANCRSLSGGNKQKVSAGRWFERNPDILLLEDPTIGIDVGARKDIYEALKEMKSRGMSMLLVSDDPKEYSILCDRVVLIKNGRLQREVDSREFTEAMST